The Pristiophorus japonicus isolate sPriJap1 chromosome 3, sPriJap1.hap1, whole genome shotgun sequence genome has a segment encoding these proteins:
- the phospho2 gene encoding pyridoxal phosphate phosphatase PHOSPHO2: MKSLLVFDFDHTIVDGNSDTWVVRCTPEKKLPDWLRKTYDGNHWTEYMRRVLGYIGDQGIKESEMKQVMQSIPYIPRMVDLFKFICQSKDQVDCIIISDSNTMFINWILEFTNSILAFNCILTNPATFDEQSHLIIENFHSHNCPQCPDNLCKKKALDDFVADQLKVGVQYKKIIYTGDGANDLCPIKGLKEYDVAMVRKGYELEKLILEMVDADSGSIQPSIVIWSSGKEILSYLKKCLKT, translated from the coding sequence ATGAAGAGTTTACTCGTCTTTGATTTTGATCACACAATTGTGGATGGGAACAGTGACACTTGGGTTGTGAGATGTACTCCTGAAAAGAAGCTTCCAGACTGGCTTCGCAAAACATATGATGGAAATCACTGGACTGAATACATGAGAAGAGTCCTTGGTTACATTGGAGACCAAGGAATCAAAGAATCTGAAATGAAACAGGTTATGCAATCTATACCATATATTCCACGGATGGTTGATCTCTTCAAGTTCATTTGCCAAAGCAAGGATCAAGTTGACTGTATAATAATTTCTGATTCTAATACGATGTTCATCAATTGGATCTTAGAATTTACAAATAGCATCTTGGCATTTAACTGCATTCTTACAAATCCAGCAACTTTTGATGAACAAAGTCATCTTATAATTGAAAATTTTCATTCTCATAACTGTCCACAATGCCCTGATAATCTTTGTAAGAAAAAAGCATTAGATGACTTTGTTGCTGATCAACTTAAAGTGGGGGTACAATATAAAAAAATAATTTATACTGGTGATGGAGCGAATGACTTGTGCCCCATTAAAGGGTTGAAGGAGTATGATGTTGCTATGGTCAGAAAAGGGTACGAGTTAGAAAAACTGATTCTTGAAATGGTTGATGCAGACTCTGGTTCTATACAGCCATCGATTGTGATATGGTCTTCAGGTAAAGAAATCTTATCATATTTGAAAAAATGTTTGAAGACTTAA